From one Catellatospora sp. IY07-71 genomic stretch:
- the rpsT gene encoding 30S ribosomal protein S20: MANIKSQIKRNRQNEKARLRNKSVKSSLKTAVRKFHEASATGDVENATALLRDATRKLDKAVSKGVIHKNQAANRKSAIAKKLASLSA, encoded by the coding sequence GTGGCGAACATCAAGTCCCAGATCAAGCGCAACCGGCAGAACGAGAAGGCCCGGCTGCGCAACAAGTCGGTCAAGTCGTCGCTGAAGACCGCTGTCCGCAAGTTCCACGAGGCGAGCGCCACCGGTGACGTCGAGAACGCCACCGCGCTGCTGCGCGACGCCACGCGCAAGCTGGACAAGGCCGTCAGCAAGGGCGTGATCCACAAGAACCAGGCGGCCAACCGCAAGTCGGCCATCGCCAAGAAGCTGGCTTCGCTCTCGGCCTGA